From Solanum lycopersicum chromosome 4, SLM_r2.1:
tgtttgtataaaaagtgaggaagtgagcgagagattggaggagagtggcgagcgagatatttgggagagagacgcctgacaattttttgcaaacgtttgctatggagcacaattaaatcaaaccataACTACTCCAttcattttaggttattagtttgctattatacaaaattttctcatttttaaataaCTAGATATGGCCCGTGATATCATGGGCCAACAAAGtagttatttttttgattatttgaaaatatactCTAAATATAAAGCATGTTAATACTATATTTGCATAAAATACTATTGAATATCGAATGTagagattttattttgaatttcatgCTCTGCAATTACAAGTAATTAAATCCATTTATTAGTAAAGTATATCAATTCCCGCACCATCGAACTCCCATAGTAATTAAGAATCGGATTTATTGGATAGAGAAAAAAGGCAATATGGTAGATAACACTGTTTTTACAATgaaaatttttacaaaatatgatTGAAAATGTTATGCTATAGCCGTGATTCAACATTATTTGTCAATGTTAaatgatacaaaaataaaatttttggtcCGTAATgttgttacttttatttaaaggTTGGTCCGCCCTTCGTCTTCACCTTTCTATACTCTTGCCCATGTAGAAATGGGTCCAACAatcaacaattaattaaattatacgTCATTTGTAATAAAAGattaacacatttttatttgttttctgaTATTCTCCCTTTATATTAGTAAAGTAAAGTAAAGATAAAACAAGCCTTCAATGCCACAAAGTTAATTTAATCGAGATTTAAATATATGTGTGAATTAATCACAGATTTACATGTATGAGTTTTGTATGATCTATTCCATCAACATATGCATTTGATACTGCTATATCAGTGTAGATGATCAACTATTCAGTTTTAGACAGAAAACTATGAAGCCTATTTCTGCTTTGTTATATTGTAGATGGAGACAATATAATCAGCACAACTGAAACACTGAAGGTGAAATAAAACATAGcgaaaaatattaattgtaatAAAAAGATCATATAAGTcgaataaagaaaatgaaaaagctTCAAATTTCTACAACTACGGCCTCTAAGAGCCATAGTAAAGAAAAATCACCGAAAGCTATTGTCTATAAATAGTTGTATTCTTcacaaaaataagaagaaaatagttTGACATATATTTTCTCTTAGTTTGTTCATGTTCTTATTTTAGTTTACTGTTATAAATTAATTAGCtacttattttataacaattttaaatatatatataaatcgtCATAACATAAGTTCTCCAAATTTGATAGTAAAAgggatataatataatatgtggTCTAATCCTACccaatttagaattttaagaaAGTAATCCTATTTCTTTTCAAACTTGTTATTgacatctatatatacatacgTTCACAATTTATTAACCCTTAGCTAAACCATAAACACAATACATCTTTCATTGATAATTGATCATGGCTGGTGGGAACTTTATGGGTGCAGATGAAGGGGGTTCTGAGTACCCTGGGAAGTTGACACGTTACGTGGCCCTTACTTGTATCATGGCTGCAATGGGAGGGTTGATCTTTGGTTACGACATTGGAATTTCAGGGGGAGTTATCCTTTTCTCAAACTCTTCTTCCCTTCTGTTTATCGCAAAGAGGCTCTCGATACCTCCACCAATCAGTATTGCAAGTTTGACAGTCAGTTGCTCACTCTTTTCACTTCTTCTCTCTATGTGGCTGCTCTCATCGCCTCCTTTGTCGCTTCTTTTGTTAATAAGAAACACGGCAGAAAAGTGACCATGTTCCTTGGAGGTCTCTTCTTCTTGCTTGGTGCCCTTCTTAATGCTGCTGCTGTCCACATTAGCATGCTCATCTTGGGTCGTATCCTTCTTGGGGTTGGAGTCGGATTTGCTAATCAGTCAGAACCTATTTATTTATCTGAGATTGCTCCCTACAAGTACAGGGGTACATTCAATGTTCTCTTCCAATTGGCAATCACCATCGGGATCTTGATAGCTAATATCGTCAATTTCCTTACTAACAAGATCTCTGCTGGTTGGGGCTGGAGGTGGTGCAGCTGTGCCAGCATTAGTTATTTTGATTTCGTCCTTGTTTCTAGACGATAGTCCCAGTTCGCTCATCCAAAGGGGTAAATCAGAGGAGGCAGAGCAACTCTTGAAAAAAATCAGGGGAGTTGACAACATCGATGCTGAATTGAAGGACCTCGTGGAGGCGAGTGAAGCATCTAACAAAGTACAACACCCATGGAAAGTCCTTCTCAGAGTCAGAAAGTACAAACCCCAGTTGATTTTATCGACTCTGATTCCGACATTCCAGCAGCTAACAGGGATTAACGTGGTCATGTTCTATGCTCCCGTGCTTTTTCAAACGCTAGGGTTTAAGGCCAACGCTTCCCTCATGTCCGCTGTCATCACGGGGGCTGTCAATTATTTCAGTGTACTGTACAGACAGGTATGGAAGGAAAGTACTTCTTCTCACGGGTGGCGTGTATTCCAAGCATTAGTAGCAGGTGGAAATTCGGAACTACAGGGGTGCTAGACACTGTTTTGCCTCAAAGCTACGCAAAATTAGTGGTTCTGTGCATATGTGTATTCGTAGTTGCCTTTGCATTCTCATGGGGTCCATTGGCATGGTTAATTCCAAGTGAGATTTCTCCGTTGGAAGTTCGATCTGCAGCACAAAGCGTCACTGTATCCATGAACATGTTATTCACGTTTGCAGTGGCACAAGTTTTCTTGAAGATGTTGTGCTGGATGAAGTTTGGGTTGTTGCAGTCTTTGTGTTCATAATGACTCTGTTTGTCTACTTTTACGTGCCCGAAACGAAGAATATACCGATTGAAGAGATGTCTCGAGTGTGGGGAGAGCATTGGTACTGGAAGGATTACATGGATGCACAATCACCTGCAAAGGAAATCGTCTAGGATTGCCACATAGTTTATTGTTTTAGGATagccatttttttaaaactataatataatattatctctgtttttttatgttgttgAATTTCTTGTTAATTTTACATACGAGTGTTCTTTATGTGCAATATATTCGagttttttaatttctaattaccTACCGTGATAATGGAATATGGGTATATAATATATTAGTTCTGGACACTTGCCTTGTAGCAATATACTTGGCATTCATCACTACCAAATATGTAGCaacaaaaatttattacttACATGTTAATACatattctaaaatattaaatatataacaccatttttattgtaataaatatatgttaaatCAATTTTCGAGAGAAGCAAACCCCATCCCTGACGTACCTCACGAGTCTGCGCAAGTGCCATCAGATAGATCGAAGATTGTCGTCTTTATCATCCGTGAAGGTGATGAGGGTTGAATATGTCAATTATTCTGATATCAATGAGAGTTGAATAGGTGTTATAACAGTAACCTATTACTGATATTTCAAGGACAATTACTTGTAAATTTACAAATTTccaatattataatataagaaaaagaagtttaTTTAGAGAAGACCATAAACTGTTGAAGCAGAAAAAGCATGCAAGCAATGACAACGAGCACAAGAAGAGTAAAGCCATCACAAAAGcatcaaaaattaaaacatttgatACAATCATGTATCTTAAGTACAGAGTGCAAAAAACAACTGACCAAGATCAGTTGCAAAATAAGGAGCAGAGATAAAGATGCTCAGGCcccaaaattatatcaaaagcTAATTTCTTGGTCAGAACTCTTATTATTCAGAAAGGCAGCCTCTTGGATGTGTCTGGTACAACTACATTTTTAGGgatattaaaatttatgttcaaGGGTAGCACAAGATCAACAAGGTGCAAAAGGAAAATAACAAATGTCATTTTCTAAATGAAGTTTCTGATGTCCAAAGACTTCACAGTGGGCATCTCCTCATCCTTGAACTCCTCCCTGCGAGTACAGAggattcaaattcaaaatctgCAAAAAACACAAATAACACAACATACATGTAGAGGTAAGAGAATGAGCAAGCAAAGCCCCATTTATTACCTCTTCTTCTGAGTTTCCATAGCTTCAAGAGCATCCTTTTTCAGTTCTTCTAACTGTGCCTTTGCAATCTTCAGCTCCAACTGTTCTTCGTATTTTGGCATCTCTTCTTTACGAATGCCAAGCCTAGGgcattaataaaaacattgatGATCAATTACCTAcataaactctaaatcataTATCATCTGAATCACAGTGACCTGCTGAGTAAAATAGGCCACAGGTCTTTAGGATGCTAGTTTTGATCATTCACAAACGAGCAACCAACTGCTCCTCAAAagttaatagaaaattaaaaatttaaacactTGAAAATAGAATCAATTAACGTCTGAATACGGAAGCTTACTTCTGGTTGATCTTATCAAACTCAGCTTTAAGAAGAGCTATTCCCTTTTCGTTGTTCCTCAGCAGtggtttttttaattctttctcAACTTTATCTAATGCTGCCATCTGCAAATCCTCTATACCTTGAGAATCAATGAGGCCTCTCCTGCGCAAATAATAGATGAAAAAGAAAGGGGAGTGAAGAAGTGCTGATGCATCTTGTGCCTAAAGGACGAATAAAATGTCTGTCTATGAGAGGCATGGAACAAGAGAGGAAAACACAATTACTCAATAAAGCAATAATTACTGGTAATATGAGAAAGCAGGTTTGAAATTAAAGCACATAGCCGCTTTCTTGCACCAAACCcattattgaagttagtaaaATTGCAACATTAGGAATCATGTTCAGATTTCAGAATTCATGGTAGGATACCGcctcattatttatttactaattGATAAAGAAGCATACCatcttatttttgtaaataccaAAAGCATGTTACTTGATAACTCACATAACTCATGAAATATTATACTAGCAGGTAAAAGATAAGCATTAAAATGCATACTTCACACGCATCTCCTTCAGTTTCAACAAATATGTTCGGGCATCTGGAATTTCATGTGTTTCTACTTCGATGTTGAACTTAATAATTTCAGACTCTGATAAGAGATTAGCCCTGCAAACATGGGAAATTATAACATAAGTAATTGatcaaaaaaatatggaaaCTAACCAAATAATGCAGCATGCATATCgataaattaaactatgtactGTTTGGCCATGCAATAAAATAGAGGTTACTACCTTCAGGTACATGAAAATAACATGTGATTCTTGATGAATTAAGGTAGTATAATGTGGATCAACGTAAAAGAATTACTGGGACaccaaacaaaataaacaagGACGGA
This genomic window contains:
- the LOC101262000 gene encoding probable ATP synthase 24 kDa subunit, mitochondrial, coding for MALASRLLSRSTRQLCAGQVVLRPEHAVPIRSFAKEAAAPTTLKGDQVLKDIFYEVKNKLETAIGVLRKEKITIDPEDPAAVSEYAKVMKSVRQKANLLSESEIIKFNIEVETHEIPDARTYLLKLKEMRVKRGLIDSQGIEDLQMAALDKVEKELKKPLLRNNEKGIALLKAEFDKINQKLGIRKEEMPKYEEQLELKIAKAQLEELKKDALEAMETQKKREEFKDEEMPTVKSLDIRNFI